Below is a genomic region from Ruania alba.
GCTTGGCCCTGCCGAAGGTCAAGGACGCGGACTTCGTCGGCAAGGAGGCCTACCTCGCCGCACGCGAGGCCGGACCGACGAGCATCCTGTGCTCTCTCGCCCTGGAGACCGGCGTCCGGCGCCGCCCCACCGGAGGAGAGCCGATCCTCACGGTCGACGGCGCGTCGATCGAGGATGCGCTGGGACGCCGTTCCTACGTCACCAGCGCCGGCCCCGCGCCCTCGCTCGCCCGCTTCCTGCTGCTCGCCTATCTGCCCCCGGAGCACGCCGTGGCGGGCGGTCGGCTACTGGTGGACTACCTGGGCGAGCGTCTGCCCGCCGAGGTGCTGACCGTGGGCCGCACAGCGCCCTTCGACCCGTCGATGGCGCGGGTCAAGAGGTGAGCGCCGGTCGGGTCACAGTGGTGCTCGACCGTGCGGCCCGGACCAGTGTGGCGGCCCGCCACTCGGTCAAACGGGCGGATCGATCGTGTTGTCGTCGTAGAAGATCTGCGAGGACGTACGCGATCAATATCCCGACGGCGCACGCGGCCACGGCATCGCCCGTCACCTGTTCATCGGCGTCCAGGACGACGTCCTGGCACGTATCGACCGTGGGCGTCACGGGATCGGTGGGCTTCGCGTGATCACCCGGCATACTTGCCAGCCGATCAACGCGGTCCTAGCGCGTCGCCCGCGTGTCAGGTCGCCAGGCGCGCTCGGATCCCACCGTGCGGGCGGTGACCGGAGTCGATCCGGGTCTGGGTATCGAGGATCTCGAATCCTGCGCCCGCCACCTGCGCGGCGAGCACGTGAGCCGGCCACCGGTAGGCACGCACCACCTTGTGATCGAACTGGACCGGTCCCGTCTCGCCGGCCTCGCCGGCGAAGAAGCCCATCAGGAACTCACCACCGGGCCGGAGCGCTCGGGCCATGGTAACGAGCGCGGTGTCGATCCGGCCCGGTTCCGTGTGGATGAGGGAGTACCAGCTGAGCACCCCGGCAAGCGATCCGTCAGGCACCCCCAGGTCTTCGGCGCGTCCTTCTCTGAACGGCACCTCGGGGAACTGGGCCCGGGCGAACGCGAGAAACTGCGGTGTGGGGTCCACGCCCTCGACCTGCACGCCCGCGCGGTGCAGTGCATCGGTCCACTGACCCGGCCCGCACCCGACGTCGATCACCGGACCGCGCAAACCTCTCGCCCAACCGAGCACGAGATCGAGATCCTCGGGATGCACGGCCTCGATGCTGCCAACCTTCTCCACGTACTCGCCGGCGCGCGCACCGTACGCGTGCACGACTCGATCCATGACCACAGACTGTAGCCCGCGGTCGAATCGGCACATCGAACTAGTTGTTGCGGGGCGGGACGTTGATGACAGGCCGGTGGGGCTGAGGTAGCCGGAAGGGCAGGCCCTCTGCGGCAAAGATGAGAAGCGACCAAGCATCTCGTCTGTGTCGAGCCAGCAAAGGACCTGCCCGTGTCTCACCGTAATGCGCCGCTCTCTCCTGAAGGCCGTCGCCGACTCATCGAGCGGTGCCGCGCCCGTCCGATCGCCCACGTCGCCGCGGAGATGGGGATCTCGCGTGCGTGCGCGTCCAAGTGGGTCAACCGCTACCGCCGCTTCGGTGAACTCGGGCTGGTCGACCGGCCATCGACTCCGCACCGCAGTCCCAGGTCCACGCCAGTGCAGGTGATTGCCCAGATCGAGTCCTGGCGACGTGAGAAGAAGTGGTCGGCTTCTCGGATCACCCACGAGCTCGCAGCGCGAGGGGTCAGGTTGAACCGCCGCACGGTGACCAGGCACCTGACCCAGCTCGGCCTGGGACGTCGCCGATTCCTGGACCCGACCGGTGAGTGCAACCGGAGCCCGGGCAAGATCACTGCCTGCTGGCCCGGACACATGATCCATCTGGACGTGAAGAAGGTCGGCCGGATCCCCGACGGCGGAGGGTGGCGCGTCCACGGTCGCGACAGCAACCAGAACCGGGCCGCCGCCCGAGCCAAGGACGCTGGCGCCCGAGCGGGCTACGTCTACCTGCACTCGATCGTCGACGGCTTCTCCCGCCTGGCCTACACCGAGCCGCTCGGCGACGAGAAAGGCACGACCGCGGCCGGGTTCCTGGCCCGAGCCAAAGTCTGGTTCGCCGCTCACGGCATCACCCACATCCACCGCGTGATCACCGACAACGGCTCCTGCTACCGCTCCCGCGACTTCGCCCGCATCGTCGGTGCCCGGACCCGCCACCAACACACCAGGCCCTACACCCCACGGCACAACGACAAAGTAGAGCGCTACAACCGGATCATGGCCGAAGAAGTCCTCTACGCCCAGCCCTACGACCGCGAAGAGGACCGCACAGCCGCGATCGACACCTGGAACATCCACTACAACTACCATCGACCCCACAGCGCCGCGAACGGCCAACCGCCAGCATCCCGGCTCACAACCGGCGTCACCAACGTCCAGCCCTCATACAACTAGTTCACGTCAGGGCCGCAGGGCATCGCCGGACGACCTGACCCAGGTGTGGACGTCGCACCATCGACGGGAGCGCGCCGGAAAGAGGCCGGACGATAGCGGGACTCGTGATCGGCCGCTACCTCGATCCCGTGCCAGACGCTGGAGAATGCGTCGATGCCCGCAGCGACGTGGCGGATGCCGCGCCACAGCGTGCCGAACAGGCTCCGTACAGCGTGACGGTCGCGGGCATGACGGGCAGATGCGGGGTTGTTGGCCTTCATCACCTGCTGAGCAAGGAAGTCATCGGAGTGCATGACTCAAGACTCGCAATCCGGGTCTCGCCCGGATAGTGGCAGGATCGACAAGAACCGATAGCATTCTGCCATGTCGCGACCATCAGTCACCGTGCCACTCACCGAAGGGCTGACGCTGTTCGAGATCAGCATGCCGCTGGAAGCGCTCGGCTACGACTGGGACCCCGA
It encodes:
- a CDS encoding IS481 family transposase, which encodes MSHRNAPLSPEGRRRLIERCRARPIAHVAAEMGISRACASKWVNRYRRFGELGLVDRPSTPHRSPRSTPVQVIAQIESWRREKKWSASRITHELAARGVRLNRRTVTRHLTQLGLGRRRFLDPTGECNRSPGKITACWPGHMIHLDVKKVGRIPDGGGWRVHGRDSNQNRAAARAKDAGARAGYVYLHSIVDGFSRLAYTEPLGDEKGTTAAGFLARAKVWFAAHGITHIHRVITDNGSCYRSRDFARIVGARTRHQHTRPYTPRHNDKVERYNRIMAEEVLYAQPYDREEDRTAAIDTWNIHYNYHRPHSAANGQPPASRLTTGVTNVQPSYN
- a CDS encoding class I SAM-dependent methyltransferase, with the translated sequence MDRVVHAYGARAGEYVEKVGSIEAVHPEDLDLVLGWARGLRGPVIDVGCGPGQWTDALHRAGVQVEGVDPTPQFLAFARAQFPEVPFREGRAEDLGVPDGSLAGVLSWYSLIHTEPGRIDTALVTMARALRPGGEFLMGFFAGEAGETGPVQFDHKVVRAYRWPAHVLAAQVAGAGFEILDTQTRIDSGHRPHGGIRARLAT